From a region of the Penaeus vannamei isolate JL-2024 chromosome 2, ASM4276789v1, whole genome shotgun sequence genome:
- the LOC138865692 gene encoding myb/SANT-like DNA-binding domain-containing protein 4, protein MEGPSQKKRRPNFSDEEMLALIEAVAKRKNVVLGKLDNRITGQVKNNAWECVTREVNLVARVPRTVAEVRWKFTDLRAAVKKKAAQEKKHMGGTGGGSAVPTTYTAVEEAMLALIEPIAISGLPGVYENETEVAEPTPGPSGIASQPRMDSAVIVRMDEETLEEEEVTVPIVTMDCNYSAELLPFFTEEINSQDGFSQHSVMVQEREISQKRSRSRSVERSRSRSEERSRPSISQLHSEGRSRHEVVQGRASRSEENVFLPDMLQVRTNIENHLKQLVSSVKDIASALQTIADVAKDRA, encoded by the exons ATGGAAGGTCCTagtcaaaagaaaagaaggcCAAATTTCTCTGATGAAGAGATGTTGGCTCTAATAGAAGCTGTGGCCAAGAGGAAGAATGTGGTCCTAGGGAAACTAGACAATAGAATAACAGGCCAAGTGAAAAATAACGCCTGGGAATGTGTGACTAGGGAGGTGAATCTTGTCGCTCGCGTTCCGAGGACTGTGGCTGAAGTGCGTTGGAAGTTTACAGACCTCAGAGCAGCCGTGAAGAAAAAGGCAGCGCAAGAGAAAAAACACATGGGAGGAACAG GTGGTGGCTCAGCAGTTCCTACAACCTACACTGCAGTTGAAGAAGCTATGTTAGCTCTGATTGAGCCAATTGCTATTTCTGGCTTACCAGGGGTTTATGAAAATGAGACAGAAGTAGCTG AACCAACACCTGGGCCATCTGGGATAGCATCCCAACCCAGAATGGACTCAGCAGTCATTGTAAGAATGGATGAGGAGactttggaagaggaagaagttacAGTACCCATTGTAACAATGGACTGCAATTACTCAGCAGAATTACTCCCTTTCTTCACAGAAGAGATTAACTCTCAGGATGGATTTAGCCAACACAGTGTAAtggtccaagagagagagatctctcAAAAACGTAGCAGGTCAAGGTCTGTAGAAAGGAGCAGGTCAAGGTCTGAAGAACGTAGCAGGCCTAGTATATCTCAACTTCATTCAGAAGGACGTAGCAGACACGAGGTAGTGCAAGGTCGTGCAAGTAGATcagaagaaaatgtttttttgcCTGACATGCTTCAGGTGCGAACAAATATAGAAAATCACTTAAAACAGCTTGTTAGCTCAGTAAAAGACATCGCATCAGCATTACAAACCATAGCTGATGTAGCAAAAGATAGAGCTTAA